The Lycium ferocissimum isolate CSIRO_LF1 chromosome 1, AGI_CSIRO_Lferr_CH_V1, whole genome shotgun sequence genome includes a region encoding these proteins:
- the LOC132031399 gene encoding uncharacterized protein LOC132031399 — protein sequence MENLQNKKLDLTLDLPLYGSTNASNKSLIWDCESSLYDSFELKSIERQLHSALTSRTLSLPHLLQPQRMSPKKSNSKIARSFQKLLKFVFRHKENNNHHLPEVLESESNLEGTKIIKKSRAIQ from the exons ATGGAAAATctccaaaacaagaaactaGATTTGACTCTGGATCTGCCTTTATATGGAAGCACAAATGCATCCAATAAGTCTCTAATATGGGACTGTGAAAGCTCCCTCTATGACTCATTTGAGTTGAAATCTATAGAGCGCCAACTCCATTCGGCCTTGACTTCAAGAACACTCTCCTTGCCTCATTTATTGCAACCTCAACGCATGTCCCCAAAAAAGAGTAATTCTAAAATCGCTAGATCTTTCCAGAAGCTTCTTAAATTTGTCTTCAGACACAAGgaaaacaacaatcatcatctTCCGGAGGTCCTCGAATCAGAGTCGAATTTAGAAG gtacaaaaataataaagaagtcACGTGCAATTCAGTAA